The Plodia interpunctella isolate USDA-ARS_2022_Savannah chromosome 28, ilPloInte3.2, whole genome shotgun sequence nucleotide sequence GTATACCAAGTTTTAAGATATTCCTACAGCAGAGGTGACAATGACAaatctttacatatataaaactggCAGTCTATGCATAGACTAAAGACTGTTACAGTCAAAACTGTTCATCACAGCATAGAACAGGATGGCAAAAATCATATGTGACTTAAAATGCCACTATATATAACACatgggtattttttatccggAAATTCTGGTGGTAGATAATTCAAATTCTTGTACTCACATGTACTCATGCATGAGTACATGTGAGTACAAGAAGACATAAATCTAATTGAATTGCTAATTGTTAaggaattattcaaatcgatagaatcattattttaataaatattagcaaTATTAATCTGGCTCAAAGCTGGGAGACAATAAGAAAATTCGACTACAATAGGATCGTAGTCCAAGTAATTACTTTATATGTTTctcatttgaaatatatatttttttaatatcaatggCAAAGGACAGGAAGTGGAGCCTGCCCCCTCAATTTCGCCATCCAACCTGTCCATTGCGTAACTTATTCAGTTTTTATCCGTCGCATCTAAATCGTCCGACCATCTTGTTCTGGGGCGGCCTTTGTTTCATCGCCCGCCAGCGGGGGCCCATTCTGTAGCTATTCTGAAATATTACTAAGGTAAATGTTAATTGTTCAATCAATTGCCGGTATATCCAACATGTGctagaataaaaaaaggaCATTTACAAAGCTCCAATACAGtacaacaatatattattgcactaattagttacataatatacacaagtataaaatcacacataGCATGACCTAATGATTTAGATATATTGCGTAAAAGGCGGCCTTATCGCTATAATCAACTTGTAACTTTAAACAGGTATAAAGgttagtttatttatgtactagcttttgcccgcggctccgcccgcgtgtATATCTCTGCGAAAGCAGTAGGTacagacattattttttttcaacaaacaaactttcactcCCCATTAGACtaatttgggggttgattttcgAAAACAAAGTAATCTATGTTTGAACAGGggtctttaaatatatgtgtactaaaattcatcaaaatcggtccagtggttaagccgtgaaagcggaacagacagacagactttcgcatttataatattagtatatatatatagttcacagtaaaataaacaatattgcaAATTGTCTACAGACCACCCCAGAACACCACAACACGTGGCAGCCATCTAGGCACCCCGCCCGCGGGCCCCGCGCACCAGACTATGGCTATTAAACACGATCATTCAATTTTCattcctgcgcgcgcactactaatctttatttttattgttgtattccTGTTAATCTGCCAAGTGCAAGAATATACTTAAGaatatacttatacttatcatattattatatttccatCTATAAGTTCCGTAATGAATACAAGGGTATCTAACTACAATTTTGGACATAGTATAATATGGTACAgcgaaatttaatataaaaaattaacaaatactgaaccttcctcaggaaacaCTATCGGTGAGAATCGCAGTagtaaacagacagacgcaatAGAGgactttataatatctataagGAATTGGATTCCACACATTTTTGGAATGGTGGATTccacacatatatattaacCTCAAAAGTCTGTGGTGGATTCCCTTCCAGCCAACTTCGCCGGCTTAAGCACAAGAAGTCGGCGCACAGGCGTGAGAAGAAAAGTAAGCCTCCAGTCGCGGGCGGCGACGCAGTAGATGCGCCTGAGCAGAGCTACGCGTCCGACTCGGAGTACTTCACAGACTACCAATCCGTCTTAGGTATGTTTTACATCTCCCTCCAATTTGAATTTGGGGATTCCAAAGTcgaattatttgtttacacCTTCGCAGGCATTTCttgatgtaaatttttttattatttcgtactagcttttgttcaCGAATTCGGCCCTCGTGAATTTCTCTACGAGTGcgttcgttcccgtgggaatttcgggatacaatgtaccttatgtgttattccaggttatattctacccgtgtaccaaatttcataacaatccgtccaatagattttgcgtgaaagagtaacctATAAGAGACCTCTAATTCTCTGGTAAGTATTCTAAGATCTCTGGTAGAAGTAATCAAGCCCTTCACCTCTCCTTCTTCTTCGGTAATAAGGCGTTTGTTTCCACTTGCCAGGAACGGACGGGGAGCTGGACAGCGAGGAGTTCTACGACGTGCACACGGATGAAGAAGACGACACGTTACGGGAGACGCTGCACAATGGACACGTGACCAATGCGCTAGACGACGTCAGTATTATGTATTCGTTGTAGTGAAAACTCTTATCCGGTCAAAACCACTTTTAACCAACGAATTCAGTCAAAACTACTTTTGACTGAAGACTGGCTGAAAAAAAGTAGTTTTGACAAACCTCATGGGTTTTGTCGGCTaccgttttcgatttagtcaactttcaagtttatttttcgcaAACAACAATGTCAAggcaaactttttttatatattgtaatattgacacgtgtgacacccctagcgttgcaggcgtccataaACTAGTGGCattcccatcaggtgggccgtaTGCTTGCTTGCTAAGTATTGTAACAAATATTGTGTATTTCCAGGACACGGCATCGTTACCCAAGTCACCGAGGAAAAACGGGCCGGCCCAATGAGCGTGCACATTATTGTGagtttacagttttttttttctaaatttttagATCAACCAAACATAcacataagtaataatataagcaACGATCCATACGTTCCAGTGTCCCCGAGATAAAGTCTCAATCAAAGAAATGTCGTCGAAAAATtctcgtttttttatttttctcaattttttttgacaggtgtaaaaaatgttatatttttctatattttcatttcattcatgtGTGTTTTATGAGAACTACGAACAACTACATTATACGAAAAATATGTgcacacataaatatttatacgacAATAAGAAAGATGCATGCatcggacttatcccatgtggAGTCCCATACAGTCAATTCTTTT carries:
- the LOC128681888 gene encoding uncharacterized protein LOC128681888; the protein is MDLNSILSPRAMVGAAIVGIVGAAGVFIYEQVYAERRRAMLITEVARLDRQVATMRSELETLRELQKESQLRRLKHKKSAHRREKKSKPPVAGGDAVDAPEQSYASDSEYFTDYQSVLGTDGELDSEEFYDVHTDEEDDTLRETLHNGHVTNALDDDTASLPKSPRKNGPAQ